CCTGCAGACCCCCGACGACGTGACCGGCTACGGCTTCGGTGCCTCGGTCACGCAGTCGGGTCTCATGCTCCTGGGACAGACGGTCGCCACCTTCCTGGCGGGCATCTACTCCGGTCGCCTCGCGGCCCGCTTCGGCTCCAAGGCCGTCCTGGTCGTCGGCGCCACGCTCACCGCGTTCGGCACCCTCGGGCTCGTCGTGGCCCACGACCAGCTGTGGATGGTGCTCGCGGAGACCACCGTCCTCGGCCTGGGCTTCGGCCTCTCCTTCGCCGCGATGTCCAACCTGATCGTCGACGCCGTCCCGCAGTCCCAGACCGGCGTCGCCAGCGGCATGAACGCCAACATCCGCACCGTCGGCGGTGCCCTCGGCAGCGCCGTGCTCGCCAGCGTGGTGACCGCCAACGCACGTCCCGACGGCCTGCCCGTCGAGGCCGGCTACACCCACGGGTTCGGCGTGCTCGTCGTGACCTCGACCCTCGCCGCCCTGGTCGCCGTCTTCGTGCCGGTGATCAAGGCCCGCACCCACGTCGTACCCGGCCCGCAGACCGAGGCCGAGGCTGCTGAGCACGCCGCGGCTGCCGAGGTCACCGCGGTTCGCTGACCGCACGTCGGTCGAGGTGCGAAGGCCGCCAGGCCTGAGCCTCGAGACCCCCGCAGCCGAGGCACCCGACCCGACCGGAGTCCGATCCGCGAGAAGACGTCGCTGCCGACCACAGGACGCTGCGGGGGTCTCGAGGCTCGGCGCTAGCGCGCCTCACGCCTCGACCGACGCGGTCTGCCGCGGGTCAGCGGTCGTAGGTGTAGAAGCCACGACCGGTCTTGCGGCCCAGCAGCCCGGCGTCGACCATCCGCGCCAGCAGCGGCGGGGCGGCGTACAGCGGCTCCTTGAACTCCTCGTACAACGACTCCGCCACCGCCTTGGTGGTGTCCAGGCCGATCAGGTCGGCCAACGCCAGCGGACCCTGGGGGTGTGCCGCGCCCAGCACCAGACCACGGTCGATGTCCTCGGCCGTGGCGAAGCCCGACTCGAGCATCCGGATCGCCGACAGGATGAACGGGATCAGCAGGGCGTTGACGACGAACCCCGCGCGGTCCTGGCAGTCGATCGCCTTCTTGGCCAGCGACCCCTCCACCCATTCCCGCGAACGGGCCGTGGTCTCGGTCGAGGTCAGCAGCGACGGCACCAGCTCGACCAGCTGCAGCACCGGCACCGGGTTGAAGAAGTGGATGCCGATGACCTGCTGCGGGCGGCTCGTCACCACGCCCAGCTTCATGATCGGGATCGAGGAGGTGTTGGAGGCCAGGATCGCGTCCGGCGAGGTCACGATGTCGTCCAGCGCCTTGAACAGCGCCACCTTCGCGGCCTCGTTCTCCACGATCGCCTCGACCACCACGTCGCGGTCGGCCACCGCGCCCAGGTCGGTCTCGACCCGGATCCGGCCGAGCACCTGCTCGGCGGTCGTCCCGCCGGCACCGTCGAGCTTGCCCTTGCTCTCGGCACGGCTCAGCGACTTCTCCAACCGACCCAGTGCAGCCTTGGCCGCCTCCTCGGAGGACTCCACGACCACCACGTCGAGACCGGCCCGCGCCGACACCTCCGCGATGCCCGCACCCATCAGTCCGCCGCCGATCACACCCACGTTGTCCATGCCGCCACGATGTCACGGCGCCTGCCGTGTGACGATCGCGCGGTGCCGTACTTCGACCGGATCGCCGACGACGTCTTCACCCCGACCGCGCACGTCGGCGGCGCCTGGAACCTCGAGGAGCAGCACGTCGGCCCGTCGTTCGGACTGCTGTGCCACCTGGTGGAGCGCGACCACGCCGACCGCCGCGGGCCGCAGGACCGGCTCGACGTCACCCGGCTCTCCTACGACATCCTCGGCACGCTGGCGATGGACCGGTTCGAGGTCGCCGTCCGCGTGCTCCGCGCGGGTCGCACCATCGAGCTCGTCGAGGCGACCCTCACCCAGGGCGGCCGGGCCGCCGTCGTGCTGCGGGCCTGGCTCGTCGTGCCCGGCGACACGGCGTCGTACGCCGGCACCGGCCTGGCCGACCTCGCCGCCCCCGACACGATGCCGGCCTGGGACCCGACCACGGTGTGGGCCGGCGGGTTCATCGCCTCGGTCCGGGTACGCCGACAGCAGCAGGCACCGGGGCGGGCGGCGTACTGGGTGCGGACCGACGTCCCCCTGCTCGACGAGCCGGTCGGGCCGACCGCCGCGGCGGCCGGGCTCGTCGACATCGCCAACGGGATGACGGTGCGCGCCGACCCGGGCGCGGTCACCTTCCCCAACCTCGACCTCACCGCCCACCTGGTCCGGCCGCCCCGGCCGGGGTGGCTGGGCTTCGACACGAGCGTGACGTTCGGGGCCACGGGGCACGGCCTGACCAGCACCACGCTGCACGACGAGGCCGGACCGATCGGGACCCTGGCCCAGGTGCTCACCGTGCGCCCGCGCACCCCCGTCGTACCGTCGAGTCCATGAGCCGCACCATGAGGAAGCGCACCCTGGGCCACCCCGAGACCGGCCTCGAGGTCTCCGCGATCGGCCTCGGCTGCATGGGCATGAGCCACGGCTTCGGCCCGGCGAGCGACGTCGGCGAGATGACGACGGTGATCCGCGACGCCGTCGAGCTGGGCGTCACGCTGTTCGACACCGCCGAGGTCTACGGCCCGTTCACCAACGAGGAGCTGGTCGGCAAGGCGCTCGCGCCGGTCCGCGACCAGGTCGTCATCGCCACCAAGTTCGGCTTCGCCTTCGCCGACGACGGCACGCAGCGCGAGGGGGTCGACAGCCGCCGCGACCACATCCGCACCGCCGTCGACGGGTCGCTGCGCCGGCTGGGCGTCGACCACATCGACCTGCTCTACCAGCACCGCGTCGACCCGGCCGTGCCCATCGAGGAGGTCGCCGGCACCGTCAAGGAGCTGATCGAGGCCGGCAAGGTCACCCACTTCGGGCTGTCCGAGGCCGGCGCCGGCACGATCCGCCGGGCGCACGCCGTGCAGCCGGTCACCGCGCTGCAGAGCGAGTACTCCCTGTGGTGGCGCGACCTCGAGAGCGAGATCATCCCGACGCTCGACGAGCTCGGCATCGGGCTGGTGCCGTTCAGCCCGCTGGGCCGCGGCTTCCTCACCGGCGCGATCACCAGCAGCACCGCCTTCGACAGCACCGACATCCGCACCTCGATGCCCCGGTTCACCCCCGAGGCGCTGGCCGCCAACCAGGCCGTCGTCGACCTGTTGCAGCGCATCGCCGCCGCCAAGGACGGCACCCCGGGCCAGGTGGCCCTCGCCTGGCTGCTCGCCCAGCAGCCGTGGATCGTCCCGATCCCCGGCACCCGGCGTACGTCGCGGGTCCGGGAGAACCTCGGCGGCGCCGACCTCGAGCTCACCGCCGACGACCTCGCCGAGATCGAGACGGCCATCGCCGCCGTCGAGGTGCAGGGCCACCGCTACCCGGACGCGATGGAGCGGATGATCGATCGCTGAGGCGCCCACTAGGGCGTGTCTCTCAATCAGGGGTGGATGCCAGCGACGTCCAGGTCGTGCGATGACGGTGTCCGCAGGTGCGACGGCATACTCGTCGTATTTCGAGCAGCTGCGGTGCCGTCAGCGTGCGGCCTGGGCGGCGTGTGGCGCCGCCCAGGATTGAGAGACACGCCCTAGGGTCGACACGTGTCCGACCTGACGATGTCCTCGTTCGTCTTCGAGGACCTGCCCACCGACGACGTCGAGGCCGCGGAGCGGCTGTGGGGCGGCCTGACCGACGACGTACGCCGCCTGCTCGACCTGGGCATCCGCAGCCGGGTCGACGCGGAGCGGGTGGCCAGGGCCCGGGCGCTGCTGCAGGAGGCGGCCGGCCTGCTCGCGCAGGACGCTCCCGCCGGGCCGGCCGGTGTCCACTACAACGCCCACGGCCGGTCGTGGAACTGGGGCAACACCGTGGTCGGGGTCCGCAACGCGTTCGCGCCGCCGGTGCGGCTCGAGTGGGGCGACGACGACGTCGTGCGCTCGGCGGTCGACCTCGGGGCGCCGTACGAGGGTCCGCCCGGCAGCGTCCACGGCGGCGTCTCGGCACTGCTGCTCGACCACCTGATGGGCGAGACGGCCAGCGCCGCCCACACGCGGCTCACGGTGACCGGCACTCTCACGCTGCGCTACGTACGGCCGCTGCCGCTGGGCCGGGTGCGGATGGAGGCGCGGGTCAGCGCGGAGGTCGAGCGCAAGATCACCGTCACCGCCACGATCCGGCCCGACGAGCCCGGCGCGGAGCCCGCGGTCGAGGCACAGGGCCTGTTCATCATCCCGCGCTGGGCCTACCAGCCCGCGGCGGACGACGGCCCGACCGGCATCGGCTCGCTCGACTAGCGGACGTGGCTGCGCGCGACGCGACCGCGTGCCAGCCCTTAGGATGTAAACCGCGAGGGTGGGCCCGCTTCGGACGGCTCATCGTGACGTGCGGTCACGCGGTTCGTTCGGACGGGAGGCCCCACGTGGAGGACACCCACCTCTACCGAGAGATCGTCTCCTCACTGACCGACGGGATCGTGGTCCTCGACCTCGATGGCACGATCCGCTTCGCCAACGCGAGCGCCGAGGAGCTGCTGGGCGCCAGCCCGCTCCGGGGGCGCCACTTCGACGAGTTCCTCGACCTGGCCGGGCGCCGCCACTCCCACCAGCACCTGACGCGCGCCGCCCGGGGCGAGCTCCTCGACGACGAGGTCGACACCATGCTGATCCGCCTCGACGGGTCGTCGCTGTGGGTGCGGCTGCGCCAGGCCGGACTGCGCGACGACGCCGGGGTGTCGGGGGTGATCCTGCGCCTGACCGACAACCACGAGACCCGGCGCCTGCTGGAGGAGGCGTTCGAGAGCCGGCGCGGCCTGATGCGCGCCGAGCGGATCGCCCGCAGCGGCAGCTGGACCTGGCACGTCGCCACACAGACCACGAGCCACTCCGAGGGCCTCGAGCAGCTCTACGGCGAGCACGTCACCGACCTGCTCTCCGCCGACCGCGAGCGGCTGCAGGCCCTGACCCACCCCGAGGACCACCTGCGCCTGTTCGAGGCGCTGGAGCAGCTCGGCAACGGGCGGCGCCCCCGGGTCGACCTCGAGCTGCGCCAGCGCGGACGGCACGGCTGGATGTGGGTGCGCCTGCGCGCCTGGGGCTCCTACGACCCGACCGGGGCGCTGGTCGAGGTGTCCGGCACCTACCAGGACATCACCCGGGCCCGCGACACCGAGGACCAGCTGCAGGACCTCGTCACCCAGAACTCCCTCATGAACGCCGTCGCCACCGCCGCCAACGAGGCCACCTCGCTCGACGACGTGCTCTCGCAGGCCGCGTCGATGGTCGTCCTGCACGACGACTGGGACCGGGCCCGCGCCTTCGTCCCGTCCCCCGACGGCAGCGGGCTGGTCGAGCACCCCGACTCCGGCGTGGTCGGGACCGACGGCGAGGACGCCGCCATCGACACGATCGAGCGGGCGACCGCCGACGAGTGCTACCGACTTGGCCACTCCGTATGGGACCCCGAGCGACGCCTGACGCTCGCCTCCCCGGTCCGGCTCGACGGCGAGATCCTCGCGGTGGTCGTGATCACCTCGCTCCCGCCGCTCTACCGCCACGACATGATCCAGCAGATGGTCGAGCAGTCGGCGGTGCTGATCTCGCGGGTCGCCGAGCGTGAAGGGTCCCGTCGCGAGCTGGCCGCGGCCCGGGACCGCGCCGTGGAGACCTCGCAGCACAAGTCCGACTTCCTGACGACGATGAGCCACGAGATCCGCACCCCGCTCAACGGCATCATCGGCCTCAACGAGCTCCTCGGCTCCACGAGCCTGTCCGAGCGCCAGCGCCACTTCGTCTCGGGCATCGCGCTCTCGAGCCGGGCCCTGCTCGACCTCCTCAACGACATCCTCGACTTCTCCAAGATCGAGGCCGGACGGCTCGAGGTCGAGGCGGTCGACTTCGAGGTCCGCGAGCTGCTCGCCGAGGTCGGCGACATGCTCGTCGACTCCACCCGGGGCCGCGACATCGTGCTGCGCGTCTCCAGCAGCGACGACGTGCCCGACCTGCTGTGCGGCGACCCGACCCGACTGCGGCAGGTGCTGCTCAACTTCGGCTCCAACGCCTTGAAGTTCACCACCGCCGGCTCGGTCAGCATCCGCGCGACCGCAGTACCCCGGCCCGACGACGCCGGCGTCGTGCTGCGCTTCGACGTGTCCGACACGGGCATGGGCATCACGGCCGAGCAGCGCGAGCACATCTTCGCCCCCTTCGCGCAGGCCGACGCCTCGACGACGCGACGCTTCGGCGGCACCGGCCTGGGCCTGGCGATCTGTGCCGAGATCGTGGCCGCGTTCGGTGGCGAGATCGGCGTCGACAGCGAGCCGGGTGCGGGCAGCACCTTCTGGTTCACCGCCCCCCTCGGCCCTGCGACCGGACGACCGGCGCAGGACGCCCTGGCCGAGGCCCGCCTCGCGCTGGGAG
The Nocardioides plantarum genome window above contains:
- a CDS encoding 3-hydroxybutyryl-CoA dehydrogenase, encoding MDNVGVIGGGLMGAGIAEVSARAGLDVVVVESSEEAAKAALGRLEKSLSRAESKGKLDGAGGTTAEQVLGRIRVETDLGAVADRDVVVEAIVENEAAKVALFKALDDIVTSPDAILASNTSSIPIMKLGVVTSRPQQVIGIHFFNPVPVLQLVELVPSLLTSTETTARSREWVEGSLAKKAIDCQDRAGFVVNALLIPFILSAIRMLESGFATAEDIDRGLVLGAAHPQGPLALADLIGLDTTKAVAESLYEEFKEPLYAAPPLLARMVDAGLLGRKTGRGFYTYDR
- a CDS encoding thioesterase family protein; amino-acid sequence: MPYFDRIADDVFTPTAHVGGAWNLEEQHVGPSFGLLCHLVERDHADRRGPQDRLDVTRLSYDILGTLAMDRFEVAVRVLRAGRTIELVEATLTQGGRAAVVLRAWLVVPGDTASYAGTGLADLAAPDTMPAWDPTTVWAGGFIASVRVRRQQQAPGRAAYWVRTDVPLLDEPVGPTAAAAGLVDIANGMTVRADPGAVTFPNLDLTAHLVRPPRPGWLGFDTSVTFGATGHGLTSTTLHDEAGPIGTLAQVLTVRPRTPVVPSSP
- a CDS encoding aldo/keto reductase; amino-acid sequence: MRKRTLGHPETGLEVSAIGLGCMGMSHGFGPASDVGEMTTVIRDAVELGVTLFDTAEVYGPFTNEELVGKALAPVRDQVVIATKFGFAFADDGTQREGVDSRRDHIRTAVDGSLRRLGVDHIDLLYQHRVDPAVPIEEVAGTVKELIEAGKVTHFGLSEAGAGTIRRAHAVQPVTALQSEYSLWWRDLESEIIPTLDELGIGLVPFSPLGRGFLTGAITSSTAFDSTDIRTSMPRFTPEALAANQAVVDLLQRIAAAKDGTPGQVALAWLLAQQPWIVPIPGTRRTSRVRENLGGADLELTADDLAEIETAIAAVEVQGHRYPDAMERMIDR
- a CDS encoding PaaI family thioesterase, whose product is MSDLTMSSFVFEDLPTDDVEAAERLWGGLTDDVRRLLDLGIRSRVDAERVARARALLQEAAGLLAQDAPAGPAGVHYNAHGRSWNWGNTVVGVRNAFAPPVRLEWGDDDVVRSAVDLGAPYEGPPGSVHGGVSALLLDHLMGETASAAHTRLTVTGTLTLRYVRPLPLGRVRMEARVSAEVERKITVTATIRPDEPGAEPAVEAQGLFIIPRWAYQPAADDGPTGIGSLD
- a CDS encoding PAS domain-containing hybrid sensor histidine kinase/response regulator translates to MEDTHLYREIVSSLTDGIVVLDLDGTIRFANASAEELLGASPLRGRHFDEFLDLAGRRHSHQHLTRAARGELLDDEVDTMLIRLDGSSLWVRLRQAGLRDDAGVSGVILRLTDNHETRRLLEEAFESRRGLMRAERIARSGSWTWHVATQTTSHSEGLEQLYGEHVTDLLSADRERLQALTHPEDHLRLFEALEQLGNGRRPRVDLELRQRGRHGWMWVRLRAWGSYDPTGALVEVSGTYQDITRARDTEDQLQDLVTQNSLMNAVATAANEATSLDDVLSQAASMVVLHDDWDRARAFVPSPDGSGLVEHPDSGVVGTDGEDAAIDTIERATADECYRLGHSVWDPERRLTLASPVRLDGEILAVVVITSLPPLYRHDMIQQMVEQSAVLISRVAEREGSRRELAAARDRAVETSQHKSDFLTTMSHEIRTPLNGIIGLNELLGSTSLSERQRHFVSGIALSSRALLDLLNDILDFSKIEAGRLEVEAVDFEVRELLAEVGDMLVDSTRGRDIVLRVSSSDDVPDLLCGDPTRLRQVLLNFGSNALKFTTAGSVSIRATAVPRPDDAGVVLRFDVSDTGMGITAEQREHIFAPFAQADASTTRRFGGTGLGLAICAEIVAAFGGEIGVDSEPGAGSTFWFTAPLGPATGRPAQDALAEARLALGGLRVLVVDDDDDNRTLLLEQLAWWDVDAQAVPADVGSDVGSEVGSDASYDAVLLGSDLAEPTGHALAEAVRRGHHPAGLPVVLVTSSYVAVDDELRRAGVVACLARPVSSATLRDALLLVLSGEQIVELGAGLSSTEVAGAGDRGHVLVVEDNHINQLVARGFLEAQGFAVITADDGRAALALLEHQEVDVVLMDVQMPGLDGYETTQALRRWEAATHRERLPVIALTAAAVSGERERCLAAGMDDFLTKPVSSAALRSALTRWVGPDLVRRPGGRPGGRPRARGPLSPHLDLDRLAELLEMGPGADAYLDRAIDNFLRRRPDVIAGLTRAVEQDDATALRAAAHSLKGSASNLGLPTVAAIAGRLEGLGDQGTTQGAMTAVAELAAALAEAATVLVDYRAWREQTADTAL